The Hemibagrus wyckioides isolate EC202008001 linkage group LG25, SWU_Hwy_1.0, whole genome shotgun sequence genome has a segment encoding these proteins:
- the oma1 gene encoding metalloendopeptidase OMA1, mitochondrial isoform X1, translating to MFLFYIRFCRTTPSSPTFTRLYQKQPLHGWTSRSPGSISSDSRSTASFCSRRSSVCHGTILPRLFSSAPVCSPVPHLPPVRFCPVKKFHTTSGLRAPPAPLLWLLVKPLQKIIAIILGRSIRKWWKALPANKKQLLREWAWQRRWRLTGLGTGLLLFMSLFFFTYMEESPVTGRTRLLVFSKETFIELTKHASEMCLEEHEKSLIPDFDPRHQVVTQVVQHLVNRNQDIEGMNSVPWTVHVIEDSTINAYVMPNGMIFVFTGMLEAVGDIHQLAFVLGHEMAHALIGHAAEQASLSHVLDLLSMVLLTMIWAICPRDSLALLGQWTQGKLVELLFNRPYSRKLEAEADQVGLQLAAKACVDVRAGPVFWQKMELSNQLHEESSIPEWFSTHPSHRSRITHLDHLVPEALELRARCGCPALSDPDPRVAFSKIAGMLLEDAEKEKNKAKEWKERVRAEGTQQRVQPQLGAVLALSAQQQTLLSKEDLTEP from the exons atgtttttattttacattcgtTTTTGTCGAACAACTCCTTCTTCACCCACCTTCACCCGATTGTATCAGAAACAACCTCTTCATGGCTGGACCTCGAGAAGTCCAGGGTCCATCTCGTCTGATTCACGCTCGACTGCATCGTTTTGTTCGCGTCGTTCTTCTGTTTGTCACGGCACTATTTTGCCAAGACTCTTTTCCTCTGCTCCAGTCTGCTCTCCAGTCCCACATCTTCCTCCTGTCCGCTTCTGTCCTGTGAAGAAGTTTCACACCACATCTGGACTCCGCGCGCCGCCTGCTCCACTGCTGTGGCTGCTGGTCAAACCTCTGCAGAAGATCATAGCCATCATCCTGGGCAG AAGTATCAGGAAATGGTGGAAAGCTTTGCCAGCCAATAAGAAGCAGCTCTTGCGTGAGTGGGCGTGGCAGCGGCGATGGCGTCTGACAGGACTTGGCACGGGGCTCCTGCTCTTCATGTCGCTCTTCTTTTTTACCTACATGGAAGAGAGTCCCGTGACTGGAAGAACCCGGTTACTGGTTTTCAGCAAGGAGACCTTTATTGAACTGACCAAGCATGCTTCAGAAATG TGCTTAGAAGAACATGAGAAGTCGTTGATCCCCGATTTTGACCCCAGGCATCAGGTGGTTACGCAAGTGGTCCAGCACTTGGTCAATAGAAACCAGGATATTGAAGGGATGAATTCTGTTCCCTGGACTGTTCACGTGATCGAGGACTCCACCATCAACGCTTACGTCATGCCT aATGGGATGATATTTGTCTTTACAGGAATGCTGGAGGCAGTTGGAGACATCCATCAGCTGGCTTTTGTCCTGGGGCATGAGATGGCCCACGCTCTGATCGGTCACGCC gcagaGCAGGCTAGTTTGTCCCATGTGCTGGATTTGTTATCTATGGTCCTGTTGACAATGATTTGGGCGATCTGTCCTCGAGACAGTCTCGCTTTGTTGGGTCAGTGGACACAAGGCAAACTAGTTGAG CTCTTGTTCAACAGGCCTTACAGTCGGAAACTAGAAGCAGAGGCTGATCAGGTTGGACTGCAGCTGGCAGCGAAG GCATGTGTGGATGTGAGAGCCGGACCTGTGTTTTGGCAGAAGATGGAGTTATCCAATCAATTACATGAAGAGTCCTCTATACCCGAGTGGTTTTCCACCCACCCCTCCCACCGCAGTCGTATCACACACCTTGACCACCTCGTCCCTGAG GCTTTAGAGCTCCGTGCGAGATGCGGCTGCCCCGCTCTTTCTGACCCTGATCCCCGGGTCGCCTTTTCCAAGATAGCAGGGATGCTGCTCGAGGACgcggagaaagaaaaaaacaaagccaaAGAGTGGAAGGAGAGAGTGCGAGCGGAAGGAACGCAGCAAAGAGTCCAGCCTCAGTTAGGGGCAGTGCTGGCTCTATCAGCTCAACAGCAGACTCTGCTCAGTAAAGAAGACTTGACTGAACCCTGA
- the oma1 gene encoding metalloendopeptidase OMA1, mitochondrial isoform X2: MFLFYIRFCRTTPSSPTFTRLYQKQPLHGWTSRSPGSISSDSRSTASFCSRRSSVCHGTILPRLFSSAPVCSPVPHLPPVRFCPVKKFHTTSGLRAPPAPLLWLLVKPLQKIIAIILGRSIRKWWKALPANKKQLLREWAWQRRWRLTGLGTGLLLFMSLFFFTYMEESPVTGRTRLLVFSKETFIELTKHASEMCLEEHEKSLIPDFDPRHQVVTQVVQHLVNRNQDIEGMNSVPWTVHVIEDSTINAYVMPNGMIFVFTGMLEAVGDIHQLAFVLGHEMAHALIGHALLFNRPYSRKLEAEADQVGLQLAAKACVDVRAGPVFWQKMELSNQLHEESSIPEWFSTHPSHRSRITHLDHLVPEALELRARCGCPALSDPDPRVAFSKIAGMLLEDAEKEKNKAKEWKERVRAEGTQQRVQPQLGAVLALSAQQQTLLSKEDLTEP, from the exons atgtttttattttacattcgtTTTTGTCGAACAACTCCTTCTTCACCCACCTTCACCCGATTGTATCAGAAACAACCTCTTCATGGCTGGACCTCGAGAAGTCCAGGGTCCATCTCGTCTGATTCACGCTCGACTGCATCGTTTTGTTCGCGTCGTTCTTCTGTTTGTCACGGCACTATTTTGCCAAGACTCTTTTCCTCTGCTCCAGTCTGCTCTCCAGTCCCACATCTTCCTCCTGTCCGCTTCTGTCCTGTGAAGAAGTTTCACACCACATCTGGACTCCGCGCGCCGCCTGCTCCACTGCTGTGGCTGCTGGTCAAACCTCTGCAGAAGATCATAGCCATCATCCTGGGCAG AAGTATCAGGAAATGGTGGAAAGCTTTGCCAGCCAATAAGAAGCAGCTCTTGCGTGAGTGGGCGTGGCAGCGGCGATGGCGTCTGACAGGACTTGGCACGGGGCTCCTGCTCTTCATGTCGCTCTTCTTTTTTACCTACATGGAAGAGAGTCCCGTGACTGGAAGAACCCGGTTACTGGTTTTCAGCAAGGAGACCTTTATTGAACTGACCAAGCATGCTTCAGAAATG TGCTTAGAAGAACATGAGAAGTCGTTGATCCCCGATTTTGACCCCAGGCATCAGGTGGTTACGCAAGTGGTCCAGCACTTGGTCAATAGAAACCAGGATATTGAAGGGATGAATTCTGTTCCCTGGACTGTTCACGTGATCGAGGACTCCACCATCAACGCTTACGTCATGCCT aATGGGATGATATTTGTCTTTACAGGAATGCTGGAGGCAGTTGGAGACATCCATCAGCTGGCTTTTGTCCTGGGGCATGAGATGGCCCACGCTCTGATCGGTCACGCC CTCTTGTTCAACAGGCCTTACAGTCGGAAACTAGAAGCAGAGGCTGATCAGGTTGGACTGCAGCTGGCAGCGAAG GCATGTGTGGATGTGAGAGCCGGACCTGTGTTTTGGCAGAAGATGGAGTTATCCAATCAATTACATGAAGAGTCCTCTATACCCGAGTGGTTTTCCACCCACCCCTCCCACCGCAGTCGTATCACACACCTTGACCACCTCGTCCCTGAG GCTTTAGAGCTCCGTGCGAGATGCGGCTGCCCCGCTCTTTCTGACCCTGATCCCCGGGTCGCCTTTTCCAAGATAGCAGGGATGCTGCTCGAGGACgcggagaaagaaaaaaacaaagccaaAGAGTGGAAGGAGAGAGTGCGAGCGGAAGGAACGCAGCAAAGAGTCCAGCCTCAGTTAGGGGCAGTGCTGGCTCTATCAGCTCAACAGCAGACTCTGCTCAGTAAAGAAGACTTGACTGAACCCTGA